From the Lepidochelys kempii isolate rLepKem1 chromosome 2, rLepKem1.hap2, whole genome shotgun sequence genome, one window contains:
- the LOC140906131 gene encoding serpin B4-like: MFRKELQECFELFIFTMNSISEATTKFCLDFFKVLNKDFPSDNIIYSPLSISAALGMVLLGARGNTATQIETVLHFREFAENENPETRSSFEATRSDDNSESTLCYLKVPDDQCDISGGIHSQFNDIFSAINKPTTSYELANANRLYGEKTFNFLQQYLSCIQKLYQAELKPADFLNAAEETRQQINLWVETFTKGKIKDLLAPGTISAGTKLVLLNAVYFKGQWEVEFNGKNTKERAFQINKTTSKPVQMMHKMGEYKIATIEEHDCQVLELPYKGDDLSMYVLLPKDYTGLTQLEKELTYEKLTTWISPDHLKEDKVEVSLPRFKIETSAQLKKYLEALGLTDVFHPGVSDLSGMVKTDGLSVSEAIHKAYIEVNEEGTVAAAATSGSIGITSVRIPVQFVADHPFLFFIRHQKTKCILFYGRVSSP; the protein is encoded by the exons atgttcagaaaagagctacaagaatgttTTGAG CTTTTCATTTTCACAATGAACTCCATCAGTGAAGCAACTACAAAATTTTGCCTTGACTTTTTCAAAGTACTGAACAAAGATTTTCCATCTGACAATATCATCTATTCTCCTCTGAGTATCTCAGCTGCCCTGGGCATGGTCCTTCTTGGGGCCAGAGGTAATACTGCCACCCAGATAGAAACG GTGCTTCACTTCCGAGAATTTGCAGAAAATGAAAATCCAGAAACAAGAAGCTCTTTTGAAGCAACAAGAAGTGATGACAATTCAGAGAGCA CTTTGTGTTATTTGAAGGTTCCTGATGATCAGTGTGATATATCTGGAGGGATTCATTCCCAGTTTAATGACATCTTCTCTGCAATCAACAAACCTACCACTTCTTACGAACTGGCTAATGCCAACAGACTGTATGGAGAAAAGACATTCAATTTTCTTCAG CAATACCTGTCCTGCATCCAAAAGTTATACCAGGCTGAATTGAAACCAGCTGATTTTCTGAATGCTGCAGAGGAAACCAGGCAGCAGATAAATTTGTGGGTTGAAACCTTTACAAAGG GTAAAATCAAGGACCTCCTTGCCCCAGGCACTATTTCTGCTGGTACTAAGTTAGTCCTCCTGAATGCTGTCTACTTCAAAGGGCAATGGGAAGTGGAATTTAACGGAAAAAACACCAAAGAAAGAGCTTTTCAGATTAATAAG ACTACAAGCAAACCTGTGCAGATGATGCACAAAATGGGCGAGTATAAAATAGCTACAATAGAGGAGCATGATTGTCAGGTGCTTGAACTCCCGTACAAGGGTGATGACCTGAGTATGTATGTACTGCTGCCAAAAGACTACACGGGTCTAACACAG CTGGAAAAGGAACTTACTTATGAGAAATTAACAACTTGGATTAGCCCCGACCATTTGAAAGAAGATAAAGTGGAGGTGTCTCTTCCTCGGTTCAAAATCGAGACAAGCGCTCaacttaaaaaatatttagaagcTTTAGGATTGACTGATGTGTTTCACCCAGGAGTATCAGATTTATCTGGAATGGTAAAAACAGATGGCCTGTCTGTCAGTGAAGCTATCCATAAAGCTTATATAGAGGTCAATGAAGAGGGCACTGTGGCAGCAGCTGCAACTTCAGGTAGCATAGGTATAACCTCAGTAAGAATACCTGTACAGTTTGTGGCTGATCACCCTTTCCTCTTCTTTATTAGACACCAAAAAACCAAATGCATTCTCTTCTATGGTAGAGTCTCTTCCCCTTAA